The Anas acuta chromosome 7, bAnaAcu1.1, whole genome shotgun sequence genome has a window encoding:
- the C7H10orf88 gene encoding ATPase PAAT, whose amino-acid sequence MASGCGAAAPHPGGPGEPPGVAVGCSWPCSPPGELARVLCVRRGEAAGPCGASPGGSEAVVVVAAGGGGGEAGCVLQLQCRPPGSEEVAAVGVVSEARNMEVYAGEEYCGTGRGESLGAAGPGGETEKVTLYKKYLKLECPAASCRIKLLSIGEKQRVLISKIIVEVKTVSAKLATDFPSLGSSIDLDRVQTIMESMGSKLSPGAQQLMDMVRYQQKNSSPLGDKLSWIFGKNSDFGDENPVDGLHGATVQMSQDQSASESLSVKNPLTSETVCEDSKINLDQNTQVPERENVSDSGGLTTQQNTVDFRNDLKVMGSLLMQEQTNQNVASPQVLLPFLQNICSQVNHLRLKDGDRHLSKNTVTKEEGIQAVRVEQQPICSYLEKIISKNMDLMEKKLMDYIDHQIQALQTHIDNKMVLLMDLVQNSKQNKISQAHYDSNEGFSNGER is encoded by the exons ATGGCGAGCGGCTGCGGGGCGGCTGCTCCGCACCCCGGCGGCCCCGGGGAGCCTCCCGGCGTGGCCGTGGGGTGCTCGTGGCCCTGCTCGCCGCCGGGCGAGCTAGCCCGGGTGCTGTGCGTGCGGCGAGgcgaggcggcggggccgtgcggCGCTTCCCCCGGCGGCAGCGaggctgtggtggtggtggcggcgggAGGCGGTGGGGGCGAAGCGGGCTGCGTGCTGCAGCTGCAATGCCGGCCGCCCGGCTCCGAGGAGGTGGCCGCGGTCGGTGTGGTGAGCGAGGCCCGCAACATGGAGGTGTACGCGGGCGAGGAGTACTGCGGCACCGGCCGCGGAGAGAGCCTgggcgccgcggggccgggggg tgaaACTGAGAAGGTTACTTTATACAAAAAGTATCTGAAACTGGAATGCCCGGCAGCCTCCTGTAGAATTAAG CTGCTCTCCATTGGTGAGAAACAAAGGGTACTCATCAGTAAAATAATTGTAGAAGTGAAAACAGTGTCTGCAAAACTAGCAACTGATTTTCCTTCACTAGGATCGAGCATAGATCTAGACAGAGTCCAGACTATAATGGAATCTATGGGATCTAAGTTGTctcctggtgctcagcagcTCATGGACATGGTCCGATATCAGCAGAAA AACAGTTCACCTCTTGGCGACAAACTTAGTTGGATCTTTGGGAAAAATTCAGACTTTGGAGATGAGAATCCAGTAGATGGATTACATGGTGCAACTGTTCAGATGTCACAGGATCAATCAGCCAGTGAATCTTTATCTGTCAAAAATCCTTTAACAAGCGAAACAGTATGTGAAGATTCGAAAATAAATCTTGATCAGAACACGCAGGTACCTGAAAGAGAGAACGTTTCTGATTCTGGAGGACTTACTACCCAGCAAAATACAGTTGACTTCAGAAACGATCTTAAAGTCATGGGATCTTTGCTTATGCAGgagcaaacaaaccaaaatgtaGCTAGTCCACAGgtgcttcttccttttcttcaaaacatcTGTAGCCAGGTTAATCATCTTCGGCTAAAAGACGGTGATAGGCATCTCAGTAAAAATACGGTGACTAAAGAGGAAGGCATTCAGGCTGTTCG AGTAGAACAGCAGCCTATTTGCTCCTATTTGGAAAAGATCATCTCAAAAAATATGGATCTGATGGAGAAAAAACTAATGGACTATATTGATCACCAAATCCAAGCTCTTCAGACGCACATAGATAATAAAATGGTTCTGTTAATGGACTTGGTTCAGAactcaaagcaaaacaaaatttcacaAGCACACTATGATTCTAATGAGGGGTTCTCTAATGGAGAAAGATAA